A stretch of the Limnothrix sp. FACHB-406 genome encodes the following:
- a CDS encoding DUF2283 domain-containing protein, with translation MDSNLSLSYDRTGDSLLIVICPPYPEQETEELGDGLLARFNPDTNDIEAIEIFFFSQRLQTDRPLQLPLWADLRLAIAP, from the coding sequence ATGGATTCAAACCTGAGCCTTAGTTACGATCGCACGGGTGACAGCCTCCTCATTGTCATTTGTCCGCCCTATCCCGAACAAGAAACCGAAGAACTGGGTGATGGTTTGCTCGCACGGTTCAACCCTGACACCAACGACATTGAAGCGATCGAAATCTTCTTCTTTTCCCAACGCCTCCAAACCGATCGCCCCCTGCAACTTCCCCTTTGGGCCGATTTGCGCCTTGCGATCGCCCCATAG
- the rfbB gene encoding dTDP-glucose 4,6-dehydratase: MTDSIARSPRRIIITGGAGFIGSNFVRHWCDRYPGDRVVVLDALTYAGNRATLADLEAADRLRFVQGDITDRVLIDRLLSEEQIDTIAHFAAESHVDRSILGPGAFVQTNVVGTFTLLEAFRQHWLAAGKPADWRFLHVSTDEVYGSLGEDDPAFSETTPYAPNSPYSASKAGSDHLARAYFHTYGMPTIITNCSNNYGPYHFPEKLIPLMCINILLGKPLPVYGDGQNIRDWLYVEDHCGGIDAAIHKGQPGEAYNIGGNNEVRNLDLVKLLCELMDELAPQYGWHLPQQPSSSLITFVTDRPGHDRRYAINAEKIRTELGWEPSVTVEEGLRRTVTWYLTNRSWWEPLLSADYQTYYQKMYDRRPEAVG; encoded by the coding sequence ATGACTGACTCGATCGCCCGTTCCCCTCGCCGCATCATCATCACGGGTGGTGCGGGCTTCATTGGTTCCAACTTTGTCCGCCATTGGTGCGATCGCTATCCGGGCGATCGGGTGGTGGTGCTCGATGCCCTGACCTATGCGGGCAACCGGGCAACCTTGGCCGATCTCGAAGCGGCCGATCGCCTGCGGTTTGTCCAAGGCGACATCACCGATCGTGTTCTGATCGATCGGCTCCTGAGCGAAGAGCAAATCGACACGATCGCCCACTTCGCCGCCGAATCCCACGTCGATCGCTCGATCCTCGGCCCCGGTGCATTTGTGCAAACCAACGTGGTTGGTACGTTCACCCTGCTGGAAGCCTTCCGCCAACATTGGCTGGCGGCGGGCAAACCGGCCGATTGGCGGTTCCTGCATGTGTCAACCGATGAGGTCTACGGCTCCCTGGGCGAAGACGATCCCGCCTTCAGCGAAACCACGCCCTACGCGCCCAACAGCCCCTATTCCGCCTCCAAGGCCGGCAGCGACCACCTGGCCCGCGCCTACTTCCACACCTACGGGATGCCAACGATCATCACCAACTGCTCGAATAACTACGGCCCCTACCATTTCCCGGAAAAGCTGATCCCCTTGATGTGCATCAACATCCTGCTGGGCAAGCCGCTGCCGGTCTATGGCGATGGGCAAAATATCCGCGACTGGCTCTACGTGGAAGATCACTGCGGCGGGATTGATGCGGCAATCCACAAGGGCCAACCGGGCGAAGCCTACAACATTGGCGGCAACAACGAGGTGCGCAACCTGGACTTGGTGAAGTTGCTGTGCGAGCTGATGGATGAGCTGGCCCCGCAGTATGGCTGGCACCTGCCCCAGCAGCCCAGCAGCAGCCTGATTACCTTCGTGACCGATCGCCCCGGCCACGATCGCCGCTACGCGATCAATGCCGAAAAAATCCGCACCGAGCTGGGCTGGGAACCCTCCGTCACCGTCGAAGAGGGATTGCGGCGCACGGTCACTTGGTATTTGACGAACCGCAGTTGGTGGGAGCCGCTGCTCTCGGCCGATTACCAAACCTATTACCAAAAAATGTACGATCGCCGCCCGGAAGCGGTGGGCTAA
- a CDS encoding bifunctional heptose 7-phosphate kinase/heptose 1-phosphate adenyltransferase, which yields MTFDPDFMPLLRRSTDRLLTLIDRFGEAQVLVVGDLTLDEFLTGYVERISREAPVPIIRHERTRQVPGGGANAVYNLAKLGANVQVAGFLGDDVQGLAMRQIFEAAGIDTTGALVEAARPTVTKTRISAHSRQSVTQQIVRFDRKSDDPPTAADCERLAEFVADRAPKAQAVVCSDYGDGVFSSGVIQAALTGQPVIVDAQKELTRYRGATWFTPNLPEAEREAGFGITDQESLLKAGATLLAKTEAEYVLITCGESGMSLFGRSGDVSHIPAFNRAEVFDVTGAGDTVVAALTLGYVLGATPWEAAVLGNLAASLVVRHIGTATTSRDEMKRALKAMLDRDSQ from the coding sequence ATGACTTTTGATCCAGACTTCATGCCGTTGTTGCGCCGATCGACCGATCGACTCTTGACCCTGATCGATCGCTTCGGGGAAGCGCAGGTGTTGGTGGTGGGCGATCTGACCTTGGATGAGTTTCTGACGGGATATGTGGAACGAATTTCCCGAGAAGCGCCAGTGCCGATCATCCGCCACGAACGAACGCGCCAAGTGCCCGGCGGCGGGGCCAATGCGGTCTATAACCTAGCTAAGCTCGGGGCAAACGTCCAGGTTGCTGGCTTTTTGGGGGACGATGTGCAGGGGCTGGCCATGCGTCAAATCTTTGAGGCGGCGGGCATTGACACCACCGGGGCGCTGGTGGAAGCGGCGCGGCCCACGGTGACGAAAACCCGGATTTCGGCCCACTCGCGCCAGTCCGTGACCCAACAGATCGTCCGGTTCGATCGCAAATCTGACGATCCCCCCACGGCGGCCGACTGCGAGCGCCTGGCTGAGTTTGTGGCCGATCGCGCCCCCAAGGCCCAAGCAGTGGTTTGCTCCGACTATGGCGATGGGGTGTTTTCCAGCGGCGTGATCCAAGCGGCCCTGACCGGCCAGCCGGTAATCGTGGATGCCCAAAAGGAACTCACCCGCTACCGGGGAGCCACTTGGTTCACGCCCAACCTGCCGGAAGCGGAGCGGGAAGCGGGCTTTGGCATCACCGATCAAGAGAGTTTGCTGAAGGCGGGGGCAACGCTGCTGGCCAAAACCGAGGCGGAATACGTGTTGATCACCTGTGGTGAGTCGGGAATGAGCTTGTTTGGGCGATCGGGCGACGTGTCCCACATTCCCGCCTTCAACCGGGCGGAGGTGTTTGACGTGACCGGCGCGGGCGACACGGTGGTGGCGGCCTTGACCTTGGGCTATGTGTTGGGGGCCACGCCCTGGGAAGCGGCGGTGCTGGGCAACTTGGCCGCCAGCCTGGTGGTGCGCCACATCGGGACAGCTACCACCAGCCGGGATGAGATGAAACGAGCCTTGAAAGCTATGCTCGATCGCGACAGCCAGTAG
- a CDS encoding cupin domain-containing protein, which produces MYHAPSNTQPTAQTGPDFAVTHAGPLANLEQFTFTLNLGDRSLPTPGKLFLKDLLGLTGAEISVNSLSPKESLLFYHKHQQNEEVYLFLAGEGEFQVNNWVFPVQEGSFVRVSPDGERCLRNRSPVDRLVWIVVQVRAQSYSSGSTTEDGIMVPKRVSWMGKQVLSPDKVPTSQQGLDSAQGDRGA; this is translated from the coding sequence ATGTACCACGCCCCATCCAACACCCAACCCACAGCCCAGACCGGCCCAGACTTTGCCGTGACCCACGCGGGGCCGCTTGCCAACCTCGAACAGTTCACCTTTACCCTCAACCTGGGCGATCGATCGCTGCCAACGCCTGGAAAACTGTTCTTGAAGGATTTACTAGGGTTAACCGGGGCAGAAATTTCTGTTAATAGCCTTTCGCCCAAAGAGTCGCTGCTTTTCTATCACAAACATCAGCAAAATGAAGAGGTTTATCTCTTTTTGGCAGGGGAAGGAGAATTTCAAGTCAATAACTGGGTTTTTCCAGTCCAAGAAGGCAGCTTTGTGCGGGTTAGTCCCGATGGTGAACGCTGTTTGCGCAATCGATCGCCCGTCGATCGCCTAGTTTGGATTGTGGTACAGGTGCGTGCTCAGTCCTATTCCTCGGGGAGCACCACGGAGGATGGAATCATGGTTCCCAAGCGGGTGAGTTGGATGGGCAAACAGGTGCTTAGCCCTGATAAAGTTCCAACGTCTCAACAAGGGCTAGATTCTGCACAAGGTGACCGTGGAGCTTAG
- a CDS encoding helix-turn-helix domain-containing protein, which yields MAVDHRSHCPIACTLDLLGDRWTLLVIRDMLFFGKQRFEEFLESPEGISTNILASRLKSLEALGLITKQPYSNHTRRMNYQLTEAGESLRPVLRSIARWGLKQFPEARLPDALDSSSANSD from the coding sequence ATGGCGGTTGACCACCGATCTCACTGCCCGATCGCCTGTACGCTGGATCTGCTGGGCGATCGGTGGACGCTGCTGGTCATTCGGGACATGCTGTTTTTTGGTAAGCAGCGCTTTGAGGAGTTTTTGGAATCGCCCGAGGGAATTTCTACCAATATTTTGGCCAGCCGCCTGAAGTCTCTGGAAGCCCTGGGGCTGATTACCAAACAGCCCTACAGCAATCACACTCGCCGCATGAATTACCAACTTACGGAGGCGGGCGAAAGTTTGCGTCCTGTGCTGCGCTCGATCGCTCGCTGGGGCCTGAAACAATTTCCTGAAGCTCGCCTACCGGATGCTTTGGATTCAAGTTCCGCTAATTCAGATTGA
- a CDS encoding hydantoinase B/oxoprolinase family protein — MDRRWWFWVDRGGTFTDIVARRPDGRLVVYKLLSENPDRYADAPVQGIRDLMGLAADEPIDLAQIGAIEMGTTVATNALLERKGDRTVLVITEGFGDALKIGYQNRPDIFALEIRKPAPLYERAIEVRERLSAQGEVVRPFDAAAQADLLAQLKAARAEGCTSCAIALIHGYRYPQHEHIAAALAEAAGFEQISVSHHVSPLIKLVSRAETTVVDAYLSPVLRRYVNQVRSTLAGPDSEALAGKLFFMQSNGGLTDADRFRGKDAVLSGPAGGIVGAVQTCVAAGFEQIVTFDMGGTSTDVAHYAGEYERQFETEVAGVRLRAPMMAIHTVAAGGGSILHFDGQRYRVGPDSAGANPGPAAYGRGGPLTVTDCNVQLGKLHPDFFPAVFGPEGDRPLDKAIVAERFAALTATIAQATGDGRSPEAVAAGFLAIAIEKMAAAIKQISVQRGYDLAHYTLCCFGGAGGQHACLLAEALGMTRIFIHPYAGVLSAYGIGLADVRQIGERAIEQVLEPGAITALEPSFGDLQRSLEPQLPGFQEAIRTARLRYGGTDSPLVVSWPAATEPDPAGWLRDRFEAIHRQRYGFALPDKPVVIEAIALELVRHKDLPPEPLLVASRSTPPEPITTIRIYTADRWWDAPVFGRSDLQPGDRIVGPAVIVEPTGTNVIEPGWAATLGDRGGLVLETLAPTDPDKGLKPLAANRSDDLIDPSASRLNSEDKGTQFINAPNLDSKGLQPLVSDDEPTPQPDPVRLEIFNNRFSAIAEQMGATLQNTSYSVNIKERLDFSCALFDRAGQLIANAPHIPVHLGSMGETVTALMAARELRPGDVFASNNPYNGGTHLPDITVITPVWLRSPAGVLSDRPDFFVASRGHHADLGGLTPGSMPPHSHSIAEEGILFDFLPIVHAGEFLEADVLAQLADNPYPARNPVQNLADLQAQIAANERGCQELQRLADTYGAATIQAYAGFVQDNAAASVERAIAQLRDGQATIALDCGAQITVQVRIDRARRRAAIDFSGTSPQQPNNFNAPIAITKAAVLYVFRTLVADEIPLNAGCLRPIDLTVPPASLLDPRLPAAVVAGNVETSQAVVDALYQALGVMANAQGTMNNFTFGSDRHQYYETICGGAGAGATFPGADAVQTHMTNSRLTDPEVLEWRYPVRLESFQIRPNSGGAGQQRGGHGVIRKLRFLEPMTAAIVSGRRSTQPAGLAGGAQGQPGRAWVERLNGAIDPLGATDQVQVQAGEAIAIETPGGGGYGRLGK; from the coding sequence ATGGATCGGCGTTGGTGGTTTTGGGTTGATCGCGGGGGCACGTTTACCGACATTGTGGCGCGGCGGCCCGATGGGCGGCTGGTGGTGTATAAGCTGCTGTCGGAAAACCCTGATCGCTATGCCGATGCGCCCGTCCAGGGGATTCGCGACCTGATGGGATTAGCCGCCGATGAGCCGATCGACTTGGCGCAGATTGGGGCGATCGAGATGGGAACCACTGTCGCCACCAACGCCCTGCTGGAACGCAAAGGCGATCGCACCGTGCTGGTGATCACCGAAGGGTTTGGCGATGCCCTGAAGATTGGCTACCAAAACCGACCGGATATTTTTGCGCTGGAGATTCGCAAGCCCGCGCCGCTCTATGAACGGGCGATCGAGGTGCGGGAACGGTTGAGCGCCCAAGGCGAGGTGGTGCGCCCCTTCGACGCGGCCGCCCAGGCGGACTTATTGGCGCAACTGAAAGCGGCGCGGGCCGAGGGTTGCACCAGTTGCGCGATCGCCCTGATCCATGGCTACCGTTACCCCCAGCATGAGCACATCGCGGCGGCTCTGGCGGAGGCAGCGGGGTTTGAGCAAATTTCCGTGTCCCATCATGTGAGTCCGCTGATTAAGCTGGTTAGCCGCGCCGAAACCACCGTGGTCGATGCCTACCTGTCGCCCGTGCTGCGGCGTTATGTGAACCAGGTGCGATCGACCCTGGCGGGGCCGGACAGTGAGGCCTTGGCGGGCAAGCTGTTTTTTATGCAGTCCAACGGCGGGCTGACCGATGCCGATCGGTTCCGGGGCAAGGATGCGGTGCTGTCGGGGCCGGCGGGCGGCATTGTCGGGGCGGTGCAAACCTGCGTGGCGGCGGGCTTTGAGCAAATCGTCACCTTTGACATGGGCGGCACGTCCACCGATGTGGCCCACTATGCGGGCGAGTATGAGCGGCAGTTCGAGACGGAGGTGGCGGGGGTGCGGCTGCGGGCCCCGATGATGGCGATCCATACGGTGGCGGCGGGCGGCGGCTCGATTTTGCACTTCGATGGTCAGCGCTACCGGGTGGGGCCCGACTCGGCGGGGGCGAATCCCGGCCCGGCGGCCTACGGGCGCGGCGGCCCTCTGACCGTTACCGATTGCAATGTGCAGCTTGGCAAGTTGCACCCGGACTTTTTCCCGGCGGTGTTTGGCCCCGAGGGCGATCGCCCCTTGGACAAGGCGATCGTGGCGGAACGGTTCGCGGCCCTCACGGCGACGATCGCCCAGGCCACCGGCGATGGTCGCAGCCCGGAAGCGGTGGCGGCCGGGTTCCTGGCGATCGCGATCGAGAAAATGGCAGCGGCGATTAAGCAAATTTCCGTCCAGCGCGGCTACGATTTGGCGCACTACACCCTCTGTTGCTTCGGCGGGGCGGGCGGCCAGCACGCTTGCCTATTGGCGGAAGCGTTGGGGATGACGCGGATTTTTATCCATCCCTACGCCGGGGTGCTGTCGGCCTACGGGATTGGGCTGGCGGATGTGCGGCAAATTGGTGAACGGGCGATCGAGCAGGTCTTGGAACCGGGGGCGATCACCGCGTTGGAACCGAGCTTTGGCGACTTACAAAGGTCACTGGAGCCGCAATTGCCGGGATTCCAGGAAGCGATCCGCACGGCCCGGCTGCGCTACGGCGGCACGGATTCGCCCTTGGTGGTGAGCTGGCCGGCGGCGACGGAACCCGACCCGGCGGGCTGGTTGCGCGATCGCTTCGAGGCAATCCACCGCCAGCGCTACGGGTTCGCCCTGCCCGATAAGCCGGTGGTGATTGAGGCGATCGCCCTGGAGTTGGTGCGCCATAAAGATCTGCCGCCGGAACCGCTGCTGGTGGCCAGTCGATCGACTCCGCCGGAACCGATCACGACGATTCGGATCTATACGGCCGATCGCTGGTGGGATGCGCCGGTCTTTGGGCGATCGGACTTGCAACCGGGCGATCGGATCGTCGGGCCAGCGGTGATTGTGGAACCGACGGGCACAAATGTGATTGAACCGGGCTGGGCGGCCACCTTGGGCGATCGGGGCGGCCTAGTCCTCGAAACCCTCGCCCCAACTGACCCGGACAAGGGGCTTAAGCCCCTTGCTGCCAACCGTTCCGATGATCTAATCGATCCATCCGCAAGTCGGCTCAACTCTGAAGACAAGGGGACACAGTTCATTAACGCCCCAAATCTCGACAGCAAGGGGCTTCAGCCCCTTGTCTCCGACGACGAGCCAACGCCGCAACCCGATCCGGTGCGGTTGGAGATCTTCAACAATCGGTTCAGCGCGATCGCCGAGCAGATGGGCGCAACCCTGCAAAACACCAGCTATTCCGTGAATATCAAGGAGCGGCTGGACTTTTCCTGCGCCCTGTTCGATCGCGCCGGGCAACTGATCGCCAACGCCCCTCACATTCCCGTCCACCTCGGTTCCATGGGCGAAACGGTCACGGCCCTGATGGCGGCGCGGGAGCTGCGGCCCGGCGATGTGTTTGCCAGCAACAACCCCTACAACGGCGGCACGCACCTGCCCGATATCACGGTGATTACGCCGGTCTGGTTGCGATCGCCCGCCGGAGTCCTGAGTGATCGCCCGGATTTCTTCGTCGCCTCCCGCGGCCACCACGCGGACTTGGGCGGCCTGACCCCAGGATCGATGCCACCCCACAGCCACTCGATCGCCGAAGAGGGCATCCTGTTTGACTTCCTGCCGATCGTCCACGCCGGGGAATTCCTAGAGGCTGACGTGCTGGCGCAACTGGCTGATAATCCCTACCCCGCCCGCAACCCGGTGCAAAACCTGGCGGACTTGCAGGCGCAAATTGCCGCCAACGAGCGCGGTTGCCAGGAATTGCAGCGCCTAGCGGATACCTACGGAGCCGCCACGATCCAAGCCTACGCCGGGTTTGTGCAGGACAACGCCGCCGCCTCGGTGGAACGGGCGATCGCCCAATTGCGGGACGGGCAAGCGACGATCGCCCTCGATTGCGGGGCGCAAATTACGGTGCAAGTGCGGATCGATCGGGCACGGCGGCGGGCGGCGATCGACTTCAGCGGCACATCGCCCCAGCAGCCGAACAACTTCAACGCCCCGATCGCAATCACCAAAGCCGCCGTCCTCTACGTGTTCCGCACCCTCGTGGCCGACGAAATTCCCCTGAATGCCGGGTGTTTGCGCCCGATCGATCTGACCGTGCCACCCGCCAGCCTGCTCGATCCCCGATTGCCCGCCGCCGTCGTGGCCGGCAACGTGGAAACCTCCCAAGCCGTAGTCGATGCGCTCTACCAAGCCCTCGGGGTGATGGCCAACGCCCAGGGCACGATGAACAACTTCACCTTTGGGAGCGATCGCCACCAATATTACGAAACGATCTGCGGCGGCGCGGGGGCGGGCGCAACCTTCCCCGGAGCCGACGCGGTGCAAACGCACATGACCAACTCCCGGCTCACAGATCCCGAGGTGTTGGAGTGGCGCTATCCGGTGCGGCTGGAGTCCTTCCAAATTCGCCCCAATAGCGGCGGCGCGGGCCAACAGCGCGGCGGCCACGGCGTGATCCGCAAACTGCGCTTTTTGGAACCGATGACGGCGGCGATCGTTTCGGGGCGGCGATCGACCCAACCGGCGGGCCTGGCCGGCGGCGCACAGGGTCAACCGGGCCGCGCCTGGGTGGAACGGCTGAACGGGGCGATCGACCCTCTCGGCGCTACCGATCAGGTGCAAGTACAAGCCGGTGAGGCGATCGCGATCGAAACCCCCGGCGGCGGCGGCTATGGCCGATTGGGGAAGTAA